A window of Mucilaginibacter paludis DSM 18603 contains these coding sequences:
- a CDS encoding response regulator transcription factor produces the protein MNVLIVEDEKSLARELEIFLVNCNYVCEICYDGKSASEKIAINLYDFILIDLGLPDYDGLDLLKEAKTYNAEAACLILTARAEVYDRIKGLDLGADDYLPKPFSMLELQSRMQAITRRKFGLKHTTLTLGEFLIDMNDRSISHNGNMVTSITKKEYDLIAYLILHKNRTLTRPQLSEHIWGSVVNDDYDSNYIDVHIKNIRKKLSAYAQPDWLETVRGLGYKIKV, from the coding sequence ATGAATGTATTGATTGTTGAAGACGAAAAATCACTTGCCCGCGAGCTGGAAATATTTCTGGTTAATTGTAATTACGTATGCGAAATTTGCTACGACGGCAAGTCGGCCTCCGAGAAAATAGCAATTAATCTGTACGATTTTATATTGATAGATCTCGGCCTTCCGGATTATGATGGGCTTGACTTACTAAAGGAGGCCAAAACCTACAATGCGGAGGCTGCCTGTTTAATATTAACGGCCCGCGCTGAGGTATATGACCGGATAAAAGGCCTTGATTTGGGTGCTGATGATTATTTGCCCAAACCGTTCTCTATGCTTGAACTGCAAAGCCGAATGCAGGCTATTACCCGCCGAAAATTTGGCCTTAAACATACCACACTAACTTTGGGCGAATTTTTAATTGATATGAACGATAGAAGCATTAGCCATAATGGCAATATGGTTACCTCCATTACCAAAAAGGAGTATGACCTTATAGCCTACCTGATTCTGCACAAAAATCGTACTTTAACACGGCCGCAATTGAGCGAGCATATTTGGGGAAGTGTGGTAAATGATGATTACGATTCGAATTATATTGATGTGCACATCAAAAATATCCGAAAAAAGCTAAGCGCCTACGCACAGCCCGATTGGTTGGAAACCGTGCGTGGTTTGGGCTATAAAATTAAAGTTTAG
- a CDS encoding FAD:protein FMN transferase, producing the protein MLNINTLSPFLSVHRRQVRLLDNFFEISVVAKDEQWAEDKIAGAVTEINRVMALLSSTDEGSQISLINRNAGIQPVKVDQELFNLVNRSLKISELTQGAFDITYNSIDHSIWDKNINMKTLPDTETAKQAVRLINYRNVILDIKKHTVFLKEKGMRIDLNSIAKGYATDRAKYVLQIQGVSSGIVNAFGDLITWGRQPDNNPWTIAAANPGQKLDVFSDLNISNMAISTSADHKNYSVIDGKKYVHMVNPKTGLPLRRINSISVLSPSAELAAAMAAPVMVLGVKLSLNLFNRLNQLVCVIVNDRKKVYTSKSINMMMC; encoded by the coding sequence ATGTTAAACATAAATACCCTTTCCCCTTTCTTAAGTGTTCACAGGCGCCAGGTGCGCCTGCTGGACAATTTTTTTGAGATCAGTGTAGTTGCTAAAGATGAACAATGGGCCGAAGATAAAATTGCCGGTGCAGTTACTGAGATAAATAGGGTGATGGCCTTGTTATCATCAACAGACGAAGGCAGCCAGATCAGCTTAATTAACCGGAACGCGGGTATACAGCCCGTTAAGGTTGATCAGGAATTATTTAACCTGGTGAACCGTTCTCTTAAAATATCCGAGCTTACCCAAGGCGCGTTTGATATCACCTATAATTCAATTGACCATAGCATCTGGGATAAAAATATCAACATGAAAACCCTGCCTGATACCGAAACGGCTAAGCAGGCGGTGCGTTTAATTAACTATCGTAATGTAATATTGGATATTAAAAAGCATACTGTTTTTTTAAAAGAAAAAGGCATGCGTATTGACTTGAATAGTATAGCCAAGGGATACGCTACCGACAGAGCCAAATACGTATTGCAAATACAGGGTGTTAGCAGCGGCATAGTCAATGCATTTGGCGACCTGATTACATGGGGCAGGCAGCCTGATAACAATCCCTGGACGATAGCCGCTGCCAATCCCGGTCAAAAGCTGGATGTTTTTTCTGACCTGAACATCAGCAATATGGCGATCTCGACATCTGCAGATCACAAAAACTATTCGGTTATTGACGGTAAAAAGTACGTGCACATGGTAAACCCCAAAACAGGTCTCCCGCTGCGCCGTATCAATAGCATAAGTGTTTTAAGCCCCAGTGCCGAACTTGCCGCTGCTATGGCAGCTCCGGTTATGGTGTTGGGTGTTAAGCTGAGTCTGAATCTGTTTAATCGCTTAAATCAGTTGGTGTGTGTTATTGTTAACGACCGTAAAAAGGTTTACACGTCAAAAAGTATAAATATGATGATGTGTTGA
- a CDS encoding PepSY-like domain-containing protein: MKKLTKLNCLLLAGLLALTAFSSCQKSGVASSTDKTTSTSQLVVANGAILVAASTASTGTVATDAIYIVHAYTTGLTKDSVTFASLPAAIGTYLTANYSGYTFLKAFKISTSAGVTDSYAVVILFNGKPVGLKFDASGNFVLVYEQCEGRDLGGQGWHEGGRFGDRDGKHLDTVAISALPSAVKAYFTTNYPTDTLLHAAVNLDGSYVVISANKGLFATALTASGTLIKRIQIYPHPNNHVAVAQSALLPAITTYLTATFPGYVFDKAFAERSGTTVLAYDVFINVNGTRHAVEFDATGKFVKNIVIR; this comes from the coding sequence ATGAAAAAACTTACAAAACTCAATTGTTTATTGTTAGCTGGGCTTTTGGCTTTAACTGCATTTTCATCCTGCCAAAAATCAGGCGTGGCAAGCAGTACTGATAAAACCACAAGCACAAGTCAACTTGTTGTTGCAAATGGGGCTATCCTGGTTGCTGCATCTACCGCTTCTACCGGAACCGTGGCTACCGATGCGATTTATATTGTTCACGCCTACACTACAGGCTTAACTAAGGATTCGGTAACTTTTGCCAGTTTACCTGCGGCAATTGGTACTTACTTAACAGCCAACTATTCGGGATACACTTTTTTAAAAGCATTCAAAATCAGCACCTCTGCCGGGGTAACAGATAGTTACGCCGTGGTGATATTGTTTAACGGCAAACCTGTTGGCTTAAAATTTGATGCCAGCGGCAACTTTGTTTTGGTATATGAGCAATGCGAAGGCCGTGACCTTGGTGGGCAGGGATGGCACGAAGGAGGCCGTTTTGGTGATCGTGATGGCAAGCATCTGGACACTGTTGCAATCTCCGCTCTTCCTTCAGCTGTTAAGGCTTATTTTACCACCAATTATCCAACAGATACGCTGCTACATGCTGCTGTTAATCTGGATGGGAGCTACGTAGTTATCAGTGCCAATAAAGGGTTATTCGCAACAGCGCTCACCGCGAGTGGCACTTTAATTAAGCGCATACAAATCTATCCGCACCCTAACAACCATGTTGCCGTTGCTCAGAGTGCCTTGCTTCCGGCTATTACCACCTATTTAACCGCAACATTTCCGGGTTATGTGTTCGACAAAGCCTTCGCCGAACGTTCTGGTACTACGGTATTGGCTTATGATGTATTTATAAACGTGAACGGCACAAGGCACGCAGTAGAATTTGATGCCACAGGAAAATTTGTTAAAAATATCGTGATCAGATAA
- a CDS encoding acyltransferase: MSFSKPQNLDWINNLRLIALFAVVVLHTTSPVLELYNKGPLTLWLVGDFYNSLVRFAVPVFVMISGALLLHREYELGSFLKKRLVRIVIPFLFWSLIYIGYEFYNEDLVYNGDTWVTTRQVLHLLKIGSSYHLWYVYMLIGLYLFVPVISKFVRNATEHEIRYFLIVWLLVMVLSQPYMLRFKPQIDVRYFEGFIGYLVLGHYLAFMPLPRKRLAWWCILFFACLAIISIGTYMLFRHYNGISTLLYEPLSPSILLISVSVFMIARIYQPEAAPFLIRIRNFAGKYNYGIYLSHALVLTLLSDMADINYKLFNPVFSIPLVALVCFVLSLLLVFIVNKIPLGKYISG, encoded by the coding sequence ATGTCGTTCAGTAAACCGCAAAATTTAGATTGGATCAATAATTTGAGGCTGATAGCTTTATTTGCTGTTGTAGTGTTACATACAACATCGCCCGTGCTTGAACTTTATAATAAAGGCCCGTTAACATTATGGCTCGTTGGCGATTTTTACAACAGCCTGGTACGTTTTGCTGTTCCGGTTTTTGTGATGATCAGCGGGGCGCTTTTGCTTCACCGTGAATACGAGTTAGGGAGCTTTTTAAAAAAACGCCTGGTCAGGATCGTCATTCCTTTTCTATTCTGGAGCCTGATCTACATCGGCTACGAATTTTATAACGAAGATTTAGTTTATAACGGCGACACATGGGTAACCACCCGACAGGTTTTACATCTGCTTAAAATTGGCAGCTCATACCACCTATGGTATGTTTACATGCTGATAGGCCTCTACCTGTTTGTGCCGGTTATCAGCAAATTTGTACGCAATGCCACAGAACATGAGATCCGTTATTTCTTAATTGTTTGGTTGCTGGTTATGGTATTAAGCCAGCCCTATATGCTCAGGTTTAAACCACAAATTGATGTACGCTATTTTGAGGGCTTTATTGGCTACCTGGTATTGGGCCATTACCTGGCCTTTATGCCTTTACCACGTAAGCGTTTAGCCTGGTGGTGTATTTTATTTTTTGCTTGCCTGGCAATAATCAGTATAGGTACTTATATGCTTTTCAGGCATTACAACGGCATTAGTACTTTACTTTATGAGCCATTAAGCCCATCAATCCTATTGATATCAGTAAGTGTGTTTATGATAGCCCGTATATATCAGCCTGAAGCGGCGCCGTTTTTAATAAGAATACGCAACTTTGCCGGCAAATACAACTATGGTATTTATTTAAGCCATGCCCTGGTGCTCACTTTACTGAGCGATATGGCAGATATCAATTATAAGCTTTTCAATCCTGTTTTCAGCATCCCATTAGTAGCACTGGTATGCTTCGTGTTATCCTTACTGTTGGTATTCATTGTTAACAAAATCCCGTTGGGGAAATATATTTCGGGATAA
- a CDS encoding maleylpyruvate isomerase N-terminal domain-containing protein, whose amino-acid sequence MILTAPLFPILDQKLIELLRSLTADEWNKKTIAGTWTVKDVASHLLDTAIRTLSMGRDRHVLLPDREINSYQSLVGYLNHLNAEWVAATQRLSPTLLTELLDITGKQYSDYIATLNMDIDAPIPVAWAGETVSKNWFHIARDYTERWHHQQQIRDAVNKPGIMTAQLFYPVMNTFMHGLPYTYRNITAENNTMIKITICTAIGGDWFLKRQSAGWELGKSTPDAIASALVIPPDIAWKLFTKGLKPEAALPYITITGDRALTLPALNLVAVMA is encoded by the coding sequence ATGATTTTGACCGCGCCACTTTTTCCCATACTTGACCAAAAGCTGATTGAATTATTGAGATCGCTTACAGCGGATGAATGGAATAAAAAAACCATTGCCGGCACATGGACAGTTAAAGATGTTGCCTCGCATTTACTCGACACGGCTATCCGGACCTTATCTATGGGCCGCGACCGGCACGTGTTGCTTCCGGACAGGGAAATCAATTCATACCAAAGCCTGGTTGGCTATCTAAATCACCTTAATGCAGAATGGGTAGCGGCTACCCAAAGGCTAAGCCCTACCCTACTAACGGAATTGCTCGACATTACCGGCAAACAATATTCCGACTATATAGCCACCTTGAATATGGATATTGATGCCCCAATTCCGGTGGCCTGGGCTGGCGAAACAGTATCTAAAAACTGGTTCCACATCGCCCGCGACTATACCGAAAGGTGGCACCACCAACAGCAGATAAGAGATGCCGTTAATAAACCGGGCATCATGACGGCCCAGCTATTTTACCCGGTTATGAATACCTTTATGCATGGCCTGCCCTATACCTATCGTAATATAACGGCCGAAAACAACACAATGATCAAAATCACCATCTGCACAGCCATCGGGGGCGATTGGTTCCTGAAACGGCAATCTGCCGGTTGGGAACTCGGTAAATCAACACCAGATGCTATCGCATCAGCATTGGTTATCCCACCGGATATAGCCTGGAAATTATTCACCAAAGGCCTTAAGCCAGAGGCTGCGTTACCCTATATTACCATAACAGGCGATAGAGCCCTGACCCTACCCGCCCTAAACCTTGTTGCGGTAATGGCTTAA
- a CDS encoding right-handed parallel beta-helix repeat-containing protein, whose product MKNIKLFALLFLSPFSPVLASVYYVAVNGDNANTGSIGKPFATIQKAQEMVSPGDTVYIRGGIYRMSETRIAKKERLFASVTYLDKSGLPGKRINYWAYQDEKPVFDYADVKPANYRVIAFNVYGSFIHIKGLEVIGVQVTIKNHTQSECFENHGSDNIYEMLSMHDGMAIGFYLLSGSNNLVLNCDAYRNFDNFSENGRGGNTDGFGCHPSQGSKGNIFRGCRAWFNSDDGYDVINSHESTTFENCWAFYNGFSSDFKSAGDGNGFKGGGYGKRPADEIPVPVPRTTVRFCLAVHNKASGFYSNHHINGSDWFNNTAYRNGINFNMLNRLKDNITDVPGYDHKMRNNLGYKGGKEVQNLDAARCDLSHNYFDMNLQATDDDFLSLDETQLTAPRQADGSLPNISLMKLKPQSKFVDKGIDIGYPYKGLAPDLGCFELGNASK is encoded by the coding sequence ATGAAAAACATTAAACTGTTTGCGTTGCTTTTTTTGTCACCGTTTTCGCCGGTATTGGCATCGGTTTATTACGTAGCTGTTAACGGAGATAACGCCAATACAGGTAGCATTGGCAAACCCTTTGCTACCATTCAAAAGGCGCAGGAAATGGTTAGCCCCGGCGATACGGTATATATCCGCGGTGGCATTTACCGCATGAGCGAAACCCGGATTGCAAAAAAGGAGCGATTGTTTGCCAGCGTTACTTACCTTGATAAAAGCGGGCTGCCCGGCAAGCGGATTAACTACTGGGCATATCAGGATGAAAAGCCTGTTTTTGATTATGCTGATGTTAAGCCTGCTAACTACCGGGTAATAGCCTTTAACGTTTATGGCTCCTTTATCCATATTAAAGGGCTCGAGGTTATCGGTGTGCAGGTAACCATTAAAAACCATACACAATCGGAATGTTTTGAAAACCATGGTAGCGATAATATTTACGAGATGCTGAGTATGCACGACGGAATGGCCATTGGGTTTTACCTGTTATCCGGCTCTAATAACCTTGTTTTGAATTGTGATGCTTACCGCAATTTTGATAATTTTTCGGAAAACGGGCGTGGCGGTAATACGGATGGCTTTGGTTGCCACCCATCGCAAGGCAGCAAAGGCAATATTTTTAGAGGTTGCCGGGCTTGGTTTAACAGCGATGACGGTTACGACGTGATCAACTCTCACGAGTCTACCACGTTTGAAAACTGCTGGGCCTTTTATAACGGTTTTTCATCCGATTTTAAAAGCGCGGGCGACGGCAATGGCTTTAAAGGCGGAGGATACGGAAAACGCCCTGCGGATGAAATTCCGGTGCCGGTACCGCGCACCACCGTAAGGTTTTGTTTAGCGGTGCACAACAAAGCCAGCGGCTTTTATTCCAACCATCATATTAATGGGAGCGATTGGTTTAACAATACCGCCTATCGGAATGGCATCAACTTTAACATGCTTAACAGGTTGAAAGATAATATAACCGATGTGCCGGGGTATGATCATAAAATGCGGAATAATTTAGGTTACAAGGGTGGTAAAGAAGTGCAAAACCTGGATGCTGCCAGATGCGATTTGAGCCATAACTATTTTGATATGAACCTGCAGGCCACCGATGATGATTTTTTAAGCCTCGACGAAACCCAGCTAACAGCGCCACGACAGGCAGATGGCAGCTTACCCAATATTAGTTTGATGAAATTAAAGCCACAAAGCAAATTTGTTGATAAAGGCATTGATATCGGTTACCCTTACAAGGGTTTGGCGCCCGATTTAGGCTGCTTTGAACTTGGCAACGCATCTAAATAG
- a CDS encoding UTP--glucose-1-phosphate uridylyltransferase, translating to MKIKKGVITAAARGQRLYPVADTIQKAMLPVIDIDGLHKPVIQIIAEEAFASGIEELCIICAPGDGEKYVNAFKSLRDNLIGSYQGIDWADKQAAAIDHLLSHVQFIEQKEPLGYGHAVYCAKEFVNDEPFLLLLGDYLYISNLQQKRCTTQLIELASQENCSVSAVNPTIEHQINRYGTLTGKQVSNSSGVYEIEKIIEKPSLSLAELELLTPGLRVGYYLCFFGMHVFTPAIFDILQKQMEEENNYLLTPALQELALTDKYLALEVKGKRYDLSRKNGILRAQIALGLAGDAHDETLNTLVEALAEANQHQFN from the coding sequence ATGAAAATCAAAAAAGGGGTGATTACTGCAGCAGCCCGCGGACAAAGATTGTACCCGGTTGCAGATACTATTCAAAAGGCGATGTTGCCGGTTATTGATATTGACGGCTTACATAAACCGGTGATACAAATTATTGCCGAAGAAGCTTTTGCCAGCGGAATAGAAGAGCTGTGCATTATTTGCGCCCCGGGCGATGGTGAAAAATATGTTAACGCCTTTAAATCACTGCGTGATAACCTGATCGGCTCTTACCAGGGTATTGATTGGGCGGATAAACAAGCCGCAGCCATAGACCACCTATTAAGCCATGTGCAGTTTATTGAGCAAAAAGAACCCCTGGGCTATGGCCATGCGGTTTATTGCGCCAAAGAATTTGTAAATGATGAGCCCTTTTTATTATTGCTGGGCGATTACCTATACATCTCTAACTTGCAACAAAAACGTTGCACCACTCAACTGATAGAATTGGCTTCGCAAGAGAACTGCTCTGTATCAGCTGTTAACCCCACCATTGAGCACCAGATCAATCGCTACGGAACCCTTACAGGCAAACAGGTATCCAACAGCAGCGGGGTATATGAAATAGAAAAGATTATCGAGAAACCATCATTAAGTTTAGCCGAGCTGGAGCTTTTAACGCCGGGCCTTAGGGTGGGCTACTATTTATGCTTTTTTGGGATGCACGTTTTCACACCGGCTATTTTTGACATTTTGCAAAAACAAATGGAAGAAGAAAACAATTATTTGCTTACTCCAGCCTTGCAGGAACTGGCATTAACCGATAAGTATCTGGCACTTGAGGTAAAGGGTAAGCGTTATGACCTGAGTCGTAAAAATGGAATTTTAAGAGCGCAGATTGCTTTAGGTTTGGCAGGCGATGCACACGACGAAACCTTAAATACGTTAGTAGAAGCTTTGGCCGAAGCCAACCAGCATCAATTTAATTAA
- a CDS encoding UTP--glucose-1-phosphate uridylyltransferase produces the protein MNPFIETITSTDPDKRNRSFYQIGSQFSGKDLLKALLELEQFRKSTPNLYDKVRAILFLYAGFRFFLLKSADTPPTGKIPYHGFEDLLARRFEHAIGVFLKDLEQKGPSATLYSALAEAYHNLSFQILAAQVRKSVRSSKGNQWMFRVGHQDEHPIQIHSELLKLKEGSMFYPVLHENTSVRMDLTHSGWSDIFFLGMDYPEGARVVNLSIDLGVFGRDKDIRPPLHSYLRVITEPVIRVTSIDLDTTKDIQDLADLFNFGNDYLSLIKAGIIASGFIPPSFEGTNQSLPEILARIIAPGMGIELVTRVNDIPKGSRFAVSTNLLGSIISLLMRATRQTQSLEGGLLESERRLVASRAILGEWIGGSGGGWQDSGGVWPGIKSIQGTFAQAGDPEFGISKGTLLPRHHILTGDEVGPEMEEKIMNSLVLMHGGMASNVGPILEMVTEKYLLRGENEWQARQQTNQIFDNILAAIKDGDIQKLATNTENNFNGPIKTIIPWATTYFTEQIIAKAKKEFGENYYGFLMLGGMSGGGMGMFVNPDNFQEYKGAVLDILQNTKNELSASLPFAMQPVVYNWSINKKGTWGTLLTGSEALMPEQYYAIHVSELVRKDPATIAYIRRAEIDQFTTYCEKNNLAYPLLRTIISNLFKVSDPSSQNNRGAEDIKAANIKKENGFDHIQHEEIREQLQKGQISLLHNRLPVETSIEDVLEDDVIDYEYLDPCIETGEIAIRNGQVAVMSLAAGVGSRWTKGAGVIKALNPFVVLDGTHRSFLEIHIAKTRKVAWNYQAEIPHIVATSYLTHEAIRKKLQQTDNYGYTGEVLLSEGRSIGQRYVPTERDLRFMWEEMPQELLDDNKQKVRDSVRASMINWAKAKGEGTDYVDNIAAQRFSPLGHWYEVSNLLRNGTLAQLLKTNPQVETLMLHNIDTLGADVDPAALGYHLEAGNVLTFEVIPRRIEDQGGGLARVNGHVRLMEGLAQPREEDELNLSYYNSMTTWIQIDPLLKLFGLTREDLQQGDEAALAKAVRSMAQRIPTYVTIKDVKYRWGHGQEDIYPVAQIEKLWSDMSSLTNIKCGYIVVPRFRGQQMKDPAQLDSWVTDGGKDYVAELCVFD, from the coding sequence ATGAACCCATTTATAGAAACAATCACATCTACCGACCCCGATAAACGTAACCGTTCATTTTATCAGATCGGCAGTCAATTTAGCGGTAAAGATCTGCTGAAGGCACTGCTTGAGCTGGAACAGTTCCGCAAATCAACGCCTAATTTATATGATAAGGTAAGGGCCATTTTGTTTTTGTACGCGGGATTCAGGTTTTTCTTGTTAAAGTCTGCCGATACACCTCCCACCGGTAAAATTCCTTATCACGGTTTTGAAGACCTGCTGGCACGACGGTTTGAACATGCTATTGGCGTGTTTTTAAAAGATTTAGAACAAAAAGGCCCGAGCGCTACACTTTATAGCGCGCTGGCCGAAGCCTACCATAACCTCTCGTTCCAGATTTTGGCGGCACAGGTGCGTAAAAGTGTTCGGTCGAGCAAAGGCAACCAGTGGATGTTCCGTGTGGGGCACCAGGACGAGCACCCCATACAGATCCATAGCGAACTTTTGAAGTTGAAAGAGGGATCGATGTTCTATCCTGTTTTACACGAAAATACATCCGTGCGCATGGACCTGACGCATAGCGGATGGTCGGATATATTTTTTCTGGGGATGGATTATCCCGAGGGTGCCCGTGTTGTTAATTTATCGATAGATCTGGGTGTGTTTGGGCGTGATAAGGATATCCGCCCCCCGCTCCATAGCTATCTTAGGGTAATTACCGAACCGGTTATCCGGGTGACAAGCATCGACCTGGACACTACCAAAGATATTCAAGACCTGGCCGACCTGTTCAACTTCGGGAACGATTACCTCAGCTTAATCAAAGCCGGTATTATCGCCTCTGGCTTTATCCCGCCGTCGTTCGAAGGCACCAATCAATCTTTACCCGAAATATTGGCCCGCATTATAGCACCGGGGATGGGTATTGAACTGGTTACCCGCGTAAATGATATCCCTAAAGGCTCACGTTTTGCGGTATCAACCAATTTGCTCGGCTCTATCATCAGCCTGTTAATGCGGGCCACCCGCCAAACGCAAAGCCTGGAAGGCGGCCTGCTTGAAAGCGAAAGGCGACTGGTAGCATCGCGCGCTATTCTGGGCGAATGGATAGGCGGCTCTGGCGGCGGTTGGCAGGATTCGGGCGGCGTATGGCCAGGTATCAAATCTATCCAGGGTACGTTCGCGCAGGCAGGCGATCCGGAATTCGGCATCAGTAAAGGCACCTTGCTACCGCGCCACCATATTTTAACAGGCGACGAGGTTGGCCCCGAGATGGAAGAAAAGATTATGAACTCGCTGGTGCTGATGCATGGCGGCATGGCATCAAACGTAGGCCCGATACTGGAAATGGTGACGGAAAAATATTTGCTGCGCGGCGAAAACGAATGGCAGGCCCGGCAGCAAACCAACCAAATTTTTGATAACATATTGGCCGCCATAAAAGATGGCGACATCCAAAAGTTAGCTACCAATACAGAAAATAATTTTAACGGCCCCATCAAAACCATTATCCCCTGGGCCACAACGTATTTTACCGAGCAGATCATCGCGAAAGCAAAAAAAGAATTTGGCGAAAATTATTATGGCTTTTTGATGCTGGGCGGTATGTCTGGCGGTGGTATGGGCATGTTTGTTAACCCGGATAACTTCCAGGAATATAAGGGTGCCGTACTGGATATTTTGCAAAACACCAAAAATGAGCTGTCGGCCTCACTGCCGTTTGCTATGCAGCCGGTAGTTTACAACTGGAGCATTAATAAAAAAGGTACCTGGGGAACACTGTTAACAGGCAGCGAAGCGTTAATGCCCGAGCAATATTATGCGATACACGTATCTGAACTGGTGCGGAAAGATCCGGCGACGATAGCATATATCCGCCGGGCGGAGATTGACCAGTTTACCACCTACTGCGAAAAGAATAACCTGGCCTACCCCCTGCTGCGTACCATCATCAGCAATTTGTTTAAGGTTTCCGACCCTTCATCACAAAATAACCGTGGTGCCGAGGATATCAAGGCAGCCAATATTAAAAAAGAAAACGGCTTTGACCATATTCAGCACGAGGAGATCCGCGAGCAATTGCAAAAAGGACAAATCAGTTTATTACATAACCGGCTACCAGTAGAAACATCTATTGAAGATGTTTTGGAAGATGATGTGATTGATTACGAATACCTGGATCCATGCATCGAAACTGGTGAAATAGCGATAAGGAATGGCCAGGTAGCCGTAATGAGCCTGGCTGCAGGTGTTGGCAGCCGCTGGACCAAAGGCGCCGGGGTAATTAAGGCGCTTAACCCCTTTGTTGTGCTGGATGGTACCCACAGAAGCTTTTTAGAGATCCACATTGCTAAAACCCGCAAAGTGGCCTGGAACTACCAGGCCGAAATACCACATATTGTAGCTACCAGCTATTTAACGCACGAAGCTATCCGTAAAAAACTGCAACAAACCGACAATTACGGCTATACCGGTGAGGTATTGCTATCGGAAGGGCGTTCCATAGGTCAGCGCTATGTGCCTACCGAGCGCGACCTGCGTTTTATGTGGGAAGAAATGCCGCAGGAACTGCTGGACGACAATAAACAGAAAGTACGCGACTCGGTTCGGGCGAGCATGATTAACTGGGCAAAAGCCAAGGGCGAAGGCACCGACTATGTAGACAACATTGCCGCACAACGTTTTTCGCCGTTAGGGCATTGGTACGAGGTTTCAAACCTGTTACGTAACGGAACATTGGCCCAGCTACTCAAAACCAACCCTCAGGTTGAAACTTTGATGTTGCATAATATTGATACCCTTGGCGCAGATGTTGACCCTGCAGCCCTGGGTTACCACCTGGAAGCCGGCAACGTACTTACCTTTGAGGTGATACCGCGGCGCATTGAAGATCAGGGTGGCGGCCTGGCGCGTGTTAACGGCCATGTACGCCTGATGGAAGGCCTTGCCCAGCCACGCGAAGAAGATGAGCTGAATTTAAGCTACTACAACTCCATGACCACCTGGATACAGATAGACCCGCTGCTGAAACTGTTTGGCCTAACGCGGGAGGACCTGCAACAAGGTGACGAGGCCGCCTTAGCCAAGGCTGTACGCAGCATGGCCCAACGAATACCAACCTATGTAACCATAAAGGATGTAAAATACCGCTGGGGCCATGGGCAGGAAGATATTTACCCGGTTGCGCAAATAGAAAAGCTTTGGAGCGATATGTCGTCGTTAACCAACATCAAATGCGGTTATATTGTAGTGCCGCGTTTTAGAGGACAGCAGATGAAAGATCCTGCCCAGTTGGATTCGTGGGTTACCGATGGCGGCAAGGATTACGTAGCGGAGCTATGCGTGTTTGATTAA